The Channa argus isolate prfri chromosome 13, Channa argus male v1.0, whole genome shotgun sequence DNA window AGAGTGCACCCAATCATCAATGGAGAACTGATACTGGACTTAGTGGGAAGATTCAGTTTTTCATGGTAACTGTGATTCTGGCTGTAGTGGGATCCCGTGCAGCCTCTCTGGTGGTACTAGAGTTTTGTCTTCGGGCTGTCTCTGGATGGGTTACAGCTGGGCCAGTAAGAAACCAATAATATGATAAACATGTCTATCATCTATCTTTAAATATGCCTCAAATTACATAGCAACACCtggtaaaaagaaaagtctACAGTTATTTTCTGGATATTATCATGTAATGATGactaacattttatgttttgattcATCCACCTGTTCTATTATTCTTGATCTGCCCAGGAGTCCAGCAAATTTCTACAGCAGCTTTTAGTGCAAAGCCAGTTCTCCCTGGGTTGTGCCCTAAGCTGCAGTTTGTACTTCCTACACGAGGGGGCACCTCAGCGCTGGCTGTGTCTGGTCTTGGCTGCAGCACTGAGCTGGTTCCTGGCTAGCCTGTCCACACGCCTGCTGCACCATGTCATGGTTCTGTATAAACTCCACAGTTCACAACGCTACTGTGGCATTTGCATCAGCCTCCTCACATCAGGCCGCTGCCTGTTGCCCATGCTGTGCAGGATTATCATTGCTACTTTTTCTGTAGCTGTGGTGGCTGCTGTATCAGTCATTAATCAACAGTTTCTCTCTGCCGCAGAGGCCCTCAGGTTTTGGACACCACTGACTATTTGCTATACGTTACTGGTGGTGTACATGCAGGGTGAGAgacttaaaaacatgaaaatgcatGGTTCAATAGTGGCTCAGACTTTCAGTGAAGCCCAGCATGATATAAATTGACCCATCTCTAGAAATCAGTGATAAATTATTGATAAGCCTGTTGGTTCTCTCTTCTGTTATTGTGATCAATAGTGCATCTGATAGTAATTTAAGCAAGTTTAAACTACTGTACAGATCTGTcctacattttccttttaatgcTGTGCTTTTGGTTCTGCAGAGGAGCAGCACCGTCTTCCCAGCAGCCAGGTTGTCCTGAACACAGTTGTAGTGCGCCTCGGGGGTTTGTTTGTCCTAATGCTGACTGTTGGACACTGGGCCGATGTGTTCCACGTCCTAATGTGTTTCCTTGGTGAGGCCAGCTGTCTGATCCCCAACAGGGATCTACTGGATGTAGCATCCTCACAGGTCAGTAAGTCTCCCTGGAAGCAGCATGAGGGGCTGGAAGCACTTTGTGTCCATTGAGAGCTAAAAACTAGGGCAGAAAACCAACGTGTTCATTAGACTGGGTCCCAAGATGAGACTCAATCCTCAAACTTGTATCCCAGGTGGAGAAGGTTTAAGACCCCCCAAGACAGATTGAGGTCAAGTATTCTCTGATTTGAGATACTAAGCCTACTTTTCCTTTCACAGAGCTTGTttagagaagagagaagagacacAAAGTGGATGcagaacagattaaaaaaaaaaaagttgtattcTGTGCATTTATCTTGTTTGGTTCTAAAGGAGTGGGTGCAAATAAAAAGATGGACCTAATGGATTTAAGGGAGAttagggggggaaaaaagcacatttatgaaatatatttgttttgtgttgtttttttttatcagtggcTCTGTGAATATCTTACATGCAAAGTATCAGTAAACAACCTATCAGTAATCTATGCTGGTTTTGGACAGCAGATTGGTTATACACATATCATCTGATGTCATCTGTCATGTTTGTTGTGGGCATACAGGATGAAGAAGATTTCACAGACTACGTAAAAAGAGAACATCACAGAGGACCAAAAGTACAGCTGAAGACGCATAAATAGAGATGTCTTGGTTTTGGAGCACTTCTTTTTACTGTGGTTATTTTGGGCTTAAAGTCTTATTAGGGCAACATTAcgtaataatatttttttctacttgtaGTATGTagtatttttcattaaaaaattcTAAGCAATTTTTTATGACCAGTGTGTGATTCAAACTTTCAACCTTGTGAGAAAAAGTTTCCAGTTAACCACAATGTGATATTAGATGaaagatgaacaaaaacattaacaagcaatttcatttgtttgcagTAAAAGCTGTcttcaaaaaaaacaacaaaaaaaacgagACCCTAAGTTTTAACATTATTCCGGAGAATGTCATTATGCATTCTGCaagttttactgtatgttttttatattttatggttgttaaatattacatttgtaattCTAATATTTTCAGCTATGGAGACCTCTTGGATAAGTAAAAGTcgtaaattaaaacataaagagGATTTGGATTTGTACACCTGAATCCGTTGTTCAGTGTTGGGCCCCATATCTGCCACCTGAGAGATGAAGGTAAAATACTTTCGCTTTTGTTCTAATCAGGTCTAGCTGTGTCCAGTCAGCccacgccccccccccccccccccaccaaacaCTTTTTGGAAGTGGGGGAGGGGAAAAGAACATCACTGCTAATGGCTGCTTTTTAATATAACAATGAGAGGATTGTTTTCAACTTGCGCCCACTGATGTACTGGATAAAATAAAGGTGAAGCCAAACTGAAAACGGAGTTTTTGTCTCACATACATACACGTCTGCTTTTACAGGCGCACACATGCACGGACACGGAAAACATTAAACACCTTTGGGCCAAACGGACCCATATGTAACGCAGCTGCAGACGTTCAGTCACTGCATACAAACCCCAGGCTGGGAGCTGAGGACGCTTATAAACCTTATACTGTCGCATAGCTCATCTCCACATAACTGCTGCACCTATAAATATCATCCCGTTGTCGTCGTGTCTCTCCAGAGGTTGTGTGCTtcaaaagaaaaggcaaaatgGCTGACGACGACAACGTTAGTGCTGTAAAGTCACACAAAATGGCGTTAGACAAAGAAAAGACTGTTAGTTGGTTTTACTCTTGACCTTTGCTCTGTTCTTTATTGCGCactgctaaaaaaataaatgtaaaaaaagtcaTTAATCAGCATTATTTGACGCTTTACGCATTGGTTTTTATGAGCGATATTGATGTATTAGCGCCTAGAACTCCTCTCTTTGCCACTTTGTCTCAATAaccctgcaaacacacattttcctcaGACACCTTAGTCACATTCAAACCACATTAGACGCCGGTATTATGCCCAGGAAATAGCTGTGCCTTTATTAAAAGCTGTGGACTGACAGAAACATATTCCATGAGGGTTTTTAATATGCAAGTCCAGTCATTCCGTGACAAAAAAAGAGGCTTGTGAAAGGACAGTGGGCACATTGCATGGCGGTCCAGTTTCCAAGATAATCCACGTCTGAAATGCACTGAAGAGGACATTTGGATTTGGGGTCTAGTCGATCCACCAAAGTAGGAAATTGTACTCCAATAGGTTTATTGAATTTTAACTGAATAAAGTTCCACATCAGGGCGGATTCAGTAGACACAGGGAGGACGATCTCCACCAGCAGCCGAATTTGGTGAAAGTGTCCTCTGCAGTGACTGAGCTGCGGTTTTCGCCTCCTCTGGAGATTTGCAGACTTCTCTGTTCTCATCCGATAGGCACGCTGCACGCATGCGCCAAGCGGCGTTGCGTGTCCTCAGTTACCGCATCTTAACGCAGGCGCACTTCTGCCTTTCTGCAAGCTTAATATAGTAACAAAAGCAGAATCGTGCTGTGGTGTAGTAACAGAGCTCCTCAGAACCTCACAATAAGTTAGAAAACGTCTTCCAACATGCAGCTCCAGGTTTGGCTAAAATGTACTGAGGaattaatttactaaaaccCAGTTCACACACCGTTTTTTTTAGCCAACACATGGATTTATTCCGTATCCACCTTAAGCAAGTGTCATAAAAACAGGGATACTGTTTCAAGGAAGCACATAAAAgtgcaacttttatttagccctcATCACTTCTTATCACCACCGACCTCCCGGACCTTTGGACATTAGTCCAATTATCTCATGTTACTTATTAGCTTAAAACAAAGCTTAGATCAGGTCAAAGTTCCTGCTACTGCCTGTCTGTGCTTTTGAGCAGTCCACTAGTATCAGGAAATTAGCTTTATTTCCCCTGGCAGAGTTCAAGTATCACAGGGAAGAGGCAGACAGCATGTTAATAAAGAATCAGACAGTTTTTCACGCTTTTCATAATGTTGTCTCTTGTTAGTCCAGTGTTAAACTGTGGCAGGTGTCTCTCAGTCAGCTAAACCTAAGATGTTCGTCACATTCGagtaatatgtatttttatcttaaCAGATTGACATTGCTGTAAATATTAAGGTTTCTTTACAGTGTCTTAGTTTCCAGGGTATCTTGATTAATACAAACTTAAGCATATAGCAACATTATTAACAACTTCAGTGCATCTCCATCCATTCAAAGTCTGCGAactttactattttaaaaaatatattttatcatttgcCATTTGATGATGTCTTCACAAGGGTTGAGATAATTTTTGTGATATTTACAGCATATGATTCACAAAaacccattttttaaattaacacttTCACTATACAGAGGTTCTAGCCTAGAGGGTCCTCTGACCTTTCCAGGCCCCTGGTCCTGTGCggtaatccatccatgcattAATCTATCAATTTTTGAAATAGGTTACTCTGTTCTGGTACACAGAaggctggagcccatcccacCACACCCTGTAATTATTTGTGTTCCAGTGTGACTAATGATTGACACGATTAACAATTAACAGCCTGGAGGGAGCAATCTTGAATGcacctttgttgttttctgaaaatgcctttatgcattgataaaataataataataataaaaataacaaactagCTTTAATTTGCTGCATGTAGACCTCCTCACCTTGCCATACCCATCTGATGGGATCGTCCTGTGAGTCAAAGCTTCTCAGATGTCAAATCACCAACATTCAACCAGGGGTTTTCTTACGCATGCGCAGGGGCGGATGACTATCTCATCGGGGAGAAAAAAGAAGTTCACACACAAAGCCACGCCTGCGCGGTGTGCCTCTCATTACAAGCGAAGTTGCTGCATCTTTTTAGGAAGCTACATGCTTTCTTTCGACACCCAAAGGTCGCATGGTGTCAGGGACGCGCCTAGTCACGGGAACAGTCCATAGCGCGTTCACGAGGTGCAAGATCGCGCTTTAACAGTGAAGAGTATCAAACAGCGTGCGGGGATCCAGCCTAATGGTTTACATAGGGTCACAACGACTGATCCATGATTTGCGCCGAGTGTTTTTCCTCTTGTCCGGCGGTTATTTTGCAGACCTTTTCTGTTTTGCACGGGATAAAAACTgacacagcaaagtcatctgTATGATCGGGGAGCAGGAGCACACAGTATGGTCCGGGAAACCAGACATTTATGGGTGGGAAATTTACCCGAAAATGTGCGAGAAGAGAAAATCATTGAGCACTTCAAACGGTGAGTAGCAACATTAATGGGTGATATgagcgtgcgtgtgtgtatttgtgcgtgtgtgtgttatcttATAACTACGAGTGCACGGCTAGCATCTCTCTGTTGTGTCACATTTTAGTAAAGTCGGGATGAAGCAGGAGGTTCCCCTGTAGCAAAGTCCCATTTGGCAACTGTGCTGTCAGCTCATAAGCAACAACACCGCGCTGCATTTTGACTGAGATTCTAAAAAACGAAAGAAAACTGTCTGCAAACACGATCCAGCCGCCGAAGTACTGAACATGTGGTTTTGCCATTTTGACACGGCTTGTAACTTGTTAGCCTACTGATAACTTTACCTGTCCAGTGGTGCGTTGTGTCTGCACATTCCCACCAGGTAGCAATTTCGACTTGTAAGCAGGCTCCTTTTCCATACGAGATATCACACAGTCCGTATGTAAACAAACTTCACCTGCCGAGCCGCTAGCACTATACAAGAAATGCATTTATCAGGTTGCATCGTTGGCACGCAGTGCGAAGTCTATCGGCGTGTGTTTGTGGCGCCTGAGCAAATGGGGATCCGGTGTTTCACTTGACTCTGCGACTTTCTCAGGTCACTTTCTCCCACCAAACGTGTGCACGGAGAAAGGTTAATTACCATATTCATCAGTGTGCACTGCAGCTGGTCGGATATTTCTCCGTAATCTAACACAAATTGGTGAAGCCCCAGGGGTGACGGGACATTACAACCCGATCCACGCTGCAACATTGTTGCGAGCTGGCTTTGATTGAACACGGTGCCTTGTGTTAACTGATATGCAACATTGTAACACCGCTCGTGCTGTTTACTCTGTGCGCGCCTGAACGGAGAAAATGGTTCGTTGCCACCGTAGAACCGCGTTGTTCTCCCAGCTGCTGACTCGCACAGCCTGCAGCGTGATCCGATTTAAGAAAAATCAGTCAACATATCGATATGTTTCACACTATATCGAAGCTGCGCTCCATCTGCGCCTTTTGTTTTGGGCTACTGGAGCAGGCTATACGCATGCACTATTTATGGGCTTTTAGCTCTTTGTTGTCTTGCCTGACCGGACGAAAACATTATGtaatataatatcattaaatatgactttttgtgtgtgtggctatcACGGCTGTCTATGCGCTCTCGCCTCTCTCTTTTAGACTGTCAAGGAAATCGCAGCCCGCCTCTCCGTGCATATGTGCTGGAGAGCAGACTGCTGAGAACATCATAGTCTTCAGCACCTATACAAGAGGTTTCTTACCGTGTAGGCGTCGCCATATCGGACGAAAGCTGCTAAATTACCAACATAACTCATACATGTCTGGAAGCTAAACGCGCATTTGTTCCCGAGCAACCCCCCCAAAACATGCGACTGTGTAAAATATAGAACTGATATTCATGAATGTGGCGCTTTGCGCCCTCTTGATCTTATTATTTACGCGAATACGTGCAGCACCTAAACCACAAATATGTTTCATGCCCGGTTCATGCAGACTTGCACAACGCACAATAATGAGCTGCCtatatacagttttattttcattagtcTGTGCAGTGATGTGCGTAACGTTGTGTTTGGGGGATGGTGAATGACAGTATGTCATTGCAGTAACCGAAGGGAACGGTGGCGACCAGTGCCGTTTAGCACGCTGCCTCAGCTCCAGCGCGAACCCAGAGGTAGTCGCAGCATGCAGGTGCATGACAACCCAATGTGTGATAGAAGTCAATGAAGATGGGGGACGGCAGAATGAGTAAGCAGTGtgaacagcttttctaaaatggCGTCGGAGGCTGCTCAATGTTGGGAACTGACATGCCAATAAATTTATGGGCACCCTGCTGTCTCTATCGGAGCGAAAATACACCCCcgaaagattttttattttttttgggaggggagggggaaCTGTGCGCATTAAGATGACGGAAGGCTTTGTGATCCTATAATCTGATCTGTACAATAATCTTACAATCAGCTATTTCAAGGAAATGTGATACCAATTTTGCCCATATCtattaaacaaaattattatatattgatgatttaaattttaatatatcAACGGGAGGCGTAAAGTAAGGatagtttgtatgtgtgtgtgtgttcatatatgtatgtatgtatgttactCCTAGTGAAACGGGAAAATTCATGCACAATGGATTTTTCTAAACGCACAGAAAACATCAGGAAATATCTCACATGCTTAAATGTTGCCCAAACCTCCTCTGTGCTCTTTCTAGTAGCAGTGAGCACTTTCCTCCTAGAAAACATGCTAATGtatgaaaatatttgcatttattaacatACATGTGCCGAGGTTTCAAGTCCAGTTGCTGGGTTACTGTTGCATTGTAAGAAAGCACCACagagaaggggggaaaaaaaaggagtggCAAACCCACCTTAACTCCCACCAgttctcagacacacacacacacacacacacacacacacacacacacacacgcacttacTGTAACTGAATTCAGCACAATGTAGTTTGAACAAAGGTGTCATCATTTGGAAAGCTgtatataaaaatgaaacaaacccCCTCTTTGAAAGTTCACCCATTATgatgtttgcagtttaaaacCTGGTGATCagcatgtttttccttttacatcCTCTCTAGATATGGACGTGTGGAGAGTGTCAAGGTCCTGCCCAAGCGGGGTTCAGAGGGTGGAGTCGCTGCCTTTGTGGATTTTGTGGACATTAAAAGTGCTCAGAAGGCTCACAATGCTATCAACAAAATGGGGGACAGAGACCTGCGCACTGATTACAATGAACCAGGCACAATTCCTAGTGCTGCCAGGGGGCTGGATGATAGTCTGTCCTTAGGCACTCGTGGCCGGGATGTATCAGGGTTCACAAGGGCGGCAGGGGGGGTTGTGTATGGGCCCCCCACGTCGCTCCACAGCAGAGATGGACGCTATGAACGCAGACTAGACGGGTAAGTGGACAAAGTTTCTCTGAAGGCAGGGGGGACCGTGATTTCTGGTAAACACCTTACCTCCAAGCATCTTtccatcatctgttcatttaCTTGTTTGAGGGGTTAAAGAGGAGCAAAAGCGTTCATGCTCAAGAATGATATCTTGTAGGGATCCCCTCTAAAGTTCTCAGAGCGTGACCAGCGCTCCTGGATTCATACTTACAGGTAACCACCAAGATTAAATGAAAGCGCTTTTGCacacaaaaagtatttgtaaCCTGAATGAATAGTTAGCAGTTTAAATGGCTGTTGGGGATTATCTTTGTGAGCTTAAACATCTTTGTGAGGCGGATATATCATTTGCGGAAAATGCGGGGCAAAGATTGGATATCGTCAAATTTCCCAGGATTGTTGGAGATTGctggtgagagagagaaagggagagagagtggcagagtgggagagagagaaaaagaaaagagagagtggTCCAGCTGCCGTCCCTGGGATTCCCCTAATCTGGAGTTACGTGCCCTGCTCGGTGGATTAAAGTCACAATTTTTCCTCATGTAACAAACCAACCAAGCGCACGCATTACATGTATAGGACACCATTGTTTGGATTagtttaatttggttttcaaatatCATGTACACTGCTCTCGTGGGCTGGAGATCTTTGGATGACCTACACAGGATATTTATCCCCTACTGTTGGATTAACACTGTCCAGACACCTAAAGGATATGCTATCAAGCTAAAGGTATGGGTTACTTTCTCGGTTCTTTGCCTTTGCGTTGTTGTGTTTGGAATTAGGCATTACAAAGAGTAATGCTGCTGATCCAACTTAGTAGAAACAATTAAACGTGAGCAAATGACCTTTTTGtttcctgcagttttttttgtggagattatttttttattttttatttcgcCAAGTGAGACTTGCAGCTTTGCTTAGGACCAACACGGACAGTGTTTGGATTGTACAAAGCAAAATGAATGCTGTAAATCGTGACTGGAAAGTTGTGCCATCCTTCCTACGGGAGCTTTATCTCATGTCTGTGGATTATCTCTACTTTCTTGAATGTGGAACTATAACTAAACCTTGGATACAATCACATGAAGACTCACAAAACTATGCTGCAACCATAAACTGCACTACACATGGACTCAGCCCAGGTTTGAACTGCCTTTTTAAAGGATTGACAAACAGACATGAGCATCTGTGAGCTCCAAACTGAATGTTCTCCAACCTGGGAATGAATAAAGAGCTAATATGAACAAGAAGCTGGATTATTGTTAAGAGACGTCTTTATTCCTAATCTGTTATGGACATGCCATTTTGCTCCTTCTACCAACGGAATTTCACAACTATACTGCTGTGCTCATTCTGACCAACATAGAATATCCAGGACTGCTCAAATTGAAATGCAagacttcattttttttttttttacatctttaccATTGTTGCCATGGTGGAATCAACAGTGCATAACCTACTGAAAACAGACTCCTGGATATCACATATACtttttttcactgaaattaGGTGCCAAcattgagttttcttttttttttttttttttttttccctctatatGTTTGGATGGATATATAGACTCAAATTGACATTTTCCAGCATGAAATGTCCCTGACGTGGATACATACAAAACCAagtttgtcttctttctttgaATGCAACCGACAGACTCCAGCTCATCTATGCACTTGAAGTCCCCGGCCCTGAAGATGTGGATTACATTTTCTAACGTGAACAATTTTGCTTCAGTTTTTCTCCCCCCCTCTTCTCAACGGTTTTGCTCAATTTTTTCTGCTCACAAAGTTCTATCTCCCTAGATTGTATTTGGAATAATAGGTCAAGTTACCACTCTCTCAAAAGGTTGGTATGTCCTGCCCTGTGTATTTTAGCTGTCCTCTCTAACCCCCTAGTTTGAACCCctgtctctctccattttccCCACTAACGGAAGTAACTGGAACATAGATTTACTATTACTGCCTTTGTGTCTGTATTCCAAAATCTCTACCTTACCTTGTatggtttttctttctcttcctctcaacTGACCCCACTTTTCAGCTTCTATTCCCTGCTCTCTTAATGATGAATAGATCCATATTTTCACTGTTGATGAgtgataaaagtaaaatatttcccttttttataaGCAACACTTTCGCAGTATAATACAAGCATCGGGAAACAAACATGAAGATTTAAAAGAGTGAAACATTTGTCACATACTCATACTTGCAATATGTGCAGTGAAAAGCGGGGGATGGCATGCTCTAGAGGAtgtattaaaagacaaaaacactgtaCAATGTTACTACTGCTACTAAGAATGAAGGattagaaaaaactaaattggcATGTACTGCATATTTTACCCAgtgcctttttaaaaacctttaagattaagaataaataaatataataataatcaccatcatcatcatcatcatctaacTAATTTAGGCTCtcagaaagacataaaaatggACCAAAGGATCACTTGACTAATTAAAAAcctaatgtatgtatgtgtatatattccAGCTCTAATAACTTTTGATCCAGACatgcagttttcagttttaaaatttcttaAGCTTTCATTCTTACAATGGGAGAGTAGAACGTAAATACTTTAAAACCCACAACCCTGATGCAACTGTGATAGAAATCTAATGCATTTATTGCTATTTTTGAAGCATTTCAATCATTtacaaatatgcaaaatgaGAGACGTATGACATCCATCCAAGACTCCTGACTGGATTCACACTCAAGATGCCACCGCATCTTGTAGTAGGTAGAAATTAGTCAGCAGTCAGATTTTTCTTAACCATTTATACTGtgtttgccaaatcaacatgcggacaatgatccactgtggcgaacctgaactcacgggataagctgtaaggacaaaaaaataaataaaaattatactgTGTTGTTTATCCCTGTTGCAGACAATATTATACAAATTAAGAACTACTAATAGTTTACAGAATTGTTGCATCAGTTTAGTTTCTTTCAACTAGGCATTTAGTGCGCCAAGTTAACCAAAATGAAACTTTCACAATACAAAATTTACAACCAAGTTTCCAAAGAAACTCCTGTGTCCACTTAATTCTGATAGAAAACTCAGTTCATCCTGTTCAATTCTGGTTCCATGGTTTGTGCTTTAACGTGCAGGGACAGCTGGACGTGCCGGAGCTGCACTGTTAAATCGCAGCTTGCATGTCAGAAGGATATTTAGCAACGAACTGCTTATAACACTTTATGAAATTATGAATCAACTTGATACAAATGTATTGCTCCCAGATGACTCTGCCTCCACATAAGACTGCTGCTGGATCGCATCCTTATAATTATACTATTCACGTAATCTCAAAACAGTTGATGCGCTTAGCATGCACCAGAGCAAGCGGATAATCAAACTCTGATGGAAATTCTCCCAAAAAAAGTCtaactgaattatttttatgCTCCATGAATTATGTAGAACCTGTTTTGTGTAAAGTGAAATTGAAGGCTATCTATTGAGCAGTGAGCCTGCACCACCAAATTAGCATTTTCGCGAGCATCTAGGGGTCAAGGTAATCCATCAATGTCAAAGCAGACATTGTTATGCCATAGATGTTATTCATGAGTCCTGCATACAcgattaaataaaatgtaaaaaaaaaaaaaaaaaaaaaaaaactgaaactgaatttgCCCCtgctatactgtatgtaaagtaCACTGAAATACAGACCTAGTGCTTTCTTATTGATCCTCCACATCCAGGAAAGTGTACATTCTATGAAGTCGGTTGTTCTTGTGTCCCAAGGCATTAATTACCCCCATTCATGGTATAATGTACTATTAGTATCTTTAGGTCATATTTATATAAACGGGTTTACAGTGAAGATTGCACAGTGACTAACCCTTAAAACCATATACCCAGGCAGTAATTGTGTAATTTGGTGAAGACTACAATTTTGCTCAGTTACAAATTATAATCCCTGTAATCTTATATCCTTGTGAGGGGTAAAATTATAATGTCTGGTTGGAAAAGTCCTAATTATTTGGCATAAATGGTAAAGCTTAGAAGATGAATGCAGTCTATCATGGTCTTCCCAACTATGGCTTTAAAATGCAACTGTGAATATGCAAGACACATTATTTTTTAGGTGTAAAGGTCAGGTTGGACATTTTAAGAATCTCATCCTATGGATCATTTACCAAATTGCATTTCAGAAAATCACTGGGCATCAGTGCTGCAGAGGCAGTCACTTGTCATATCTTCAGAGAAATGGCAGCAGTCTTCTCATAGTATCATCCCATGCTGGTTTCTGAAGCTCTGTTAAGAATCCAGACAGGTTATTTCATTAACAGTGGAAACACTTCACTAACCATCtttcaaatgtgtaaaacactTAAAAGTTGCTACAT harbors:
- the tmem82 gene encoding transmembrane protein 82 gives rise to the protein MLSFITSFLPTSYFLPGWLTLETNPVNSLLQGLVCACGVSVLCSLMRVHLYLEDSSSDRNDKDTSNQSAPNHQWRTDTGLSGKIQFFMVTVILAVVGSRAASLVVLEFCLRAVSGWVTAGPESSKFLQQLLVQSQFSLGCALSCSLYFLHEGAPQRWLCLVLAAALSWFLASLSTRLLHHVMVLYKLHSSQRYCGICISLLTSGRCLLPMLCRIIIATFSVAVVAAVSVINQQFLSAAEALRFWTPLTICYTLLVVYMQEEQHRLPSSQVVLNTVVVRLGGLFVLMLTVGHWADVFHVLMCFLGEASCLIPNRDLLDVASSQDEEDFTDYVKREHHRGPKVQLKTHK